Proteins co-encoded in one Nonlabens agnitus genomic window:
- a CDS encoding type II secretion system protein GspD: protein MKERFFLVILFISAFGYSQVENIDRINAIEQKLIALSSEVPGLNEKVKTDFAVRNVSLDNFLLAVAEINNININVSQELSNLFIINNFNDVNALDLIVFLSKEYSLDIDITGNILSISKYQPPQAVIEERIIPVKYEPLDNTISVDAQNDELYKVFKTITEVSGRNLVFEPALQNKKITVFINNTPFENAMKQIAIANNLFVEKSEDGFYLFRNITSNGNPESNNIAYEGRNYSTTSNKSFEVLDPVRKIIKVDLVDANVERVILQLTEALNLDTFIASPLSEAGTVTFSRKSISFDDFLVKIFEQKIVSSQNSVNNSNNPQAENSELFYTFKKENNVYYFGFNNQLSTREVAVVQMQHRSIELLSDPSGGNTNSFNRNNSFSNAFGNNPSNNFSNTAQNRNQNNRSAINSNIGETFGEYANKAEAIISILPDEVKKGLDIKVDYELNSFYVNGTSSKINVFKEFISKIDKPVPVVLIEVMILEVNQSSIVETGVSWGINDAPTTTQGRIFPETDLNIGASTLNRVIGGFDGFGSFNLGKVIPNFFVTIKAMESNGNLKIRSTPKLSTLNGHRATFSNGNTSYYTITEQAIIGADNPVTQTVVNFVPIDAELGITIKPLVSGDGQVTLDISVIQSTFGTRISQNAPPDISSREFSSIIRVKDQDIVILGGLEEQSSNNSGSGVPFLARIPVIKWLFSQRVREGRKAKLTVLIKPTIIK, encoded by the coding sequence ATGAAAGAAAGGTTTTTCTTAGTAATACTATTTATAAGTGCTTTTGGGTATTCTCAAGTTGAAAACATTGATAGAATAAATGCCATCGAGCAAAAATTAATCGCACTATCCTCGGAGGTTCCAGGACTTAATGAAAAAGTTAAAACCGATTTTGCAGTTAGGAATGTTTCGTTGGATAACTTTCTGCTGGCAGTAGCTGAAATAAACAATATCAACATCAATGTTTCCCAAGAACTAAGCAATTTATTTATAATCAACAATTTTAATGATGTAAATGCTTTGGACTTGATCGTATTTCTAAGTAAAGAGTACAGTCTAGATATTGATATTACCGGTAATATTTTATCAATATCTAAATATCAACCACCACAAGCGGTCATTGAAGAACGAATTATTCCTGTTAAATACGAACCTTTAGATAATACCATTTCTGTAGATGCTCAAAATGATGAATTATATAAAGTGTTTAAAACCATTACCGAAGTTAGCGGTAGAAACCTAGTTTTTGAACCAGCACTGCAAAACAAAAAGATAACAGTTTTTATCAATAATACTCCATTTGAGAACGCGATGAAACAGATTGCCATCGCAAATAATTTATTTGTAGAGAAGTCAGAAGATGGATTTTATTTATTTAGAAATATAACGAGTAATGGGAATCCTGAATCAAACAATATCGCTTATGAAGGTAGAAACTATAGCACTACCTCAAACAAAAGCTTTGAAGTCTTAGACCCTGTAAGGAAAATAATTAAGGTGGACTTAGTAGATGCTAATGTTGAGCGCGTCATACTACAACTTACTGAGGCATTAAATCTAGATACATTTATCGCAAGCCCGTTAAGCGAGGCTGGTACTGTTACTTTTTCTAGAAAGTCTATATCATTTGATGATTTTCTAGTTAAAATATTTGAGCAAAAAATAGTCTCAAGTCAAAACTCTGTCAATAATAGTAACAATCCACAAGCAGAAAATAGTGAACTCTTCTACACGTTTAAGAAAGAAAATAATGTTTACTACTTCGGTTTCAACAACCAACTTTCTACTAGAGAGGTTGCGGTGGTTCAAATGCAGCACAGGTCGATAGAATTGTTGTCAGACCCTTCTGGTGGTAATACAAATAGCTTCAATCGAAATAATAGTTTTAGTAATGCTTTTGGAAATAATCCATCCAACAATTTCTCTAACACGGCACAAAATAGAAATCAAAATAACAGAAGTGCCATAAACTCTAACATAGGAGAAACTTTCGGCGAATATGCAAATAAAGCGGAAGCTATAATAAGCATACTTCCAGATGAAGTAAAGAAAGGATTAGATATAAAGGTAGATTATGAGTTAAATAGCTTTTATGTCAATGGCACCAGTTCTAAAATTAATGTGTTTAAAGAGTTCATTTCAAAAATTGACAAACCTGTACCAGTTGTTTTAATCGAAGTGATGATTTTGGAGGTAAATCAATCCTCGATTGTGGAAACTGGTGTTAGTTGGGGAATAAACGATGCACCTACTACTACACAAGGAAGAATTTTTCCAGAAACTGATTTAAATATAGGAGCCAGTACATTGAATAGGGTTATCGGCGGTTTTGATGGATTTGGCTCTTTTAACCTCGGTAAGGTGATTCCCAACTTTTTTGTAACAATCAAAGCAATGGAAAGTAATGGCAATTTAAAGATTCGATCCACTCCAAAGCTTTCTACACTTAATGGACACAGAGCTACTTTTTCAAATGGAAATACTTCGTATTATACGATTACGGAACAAGCGATAATAGGAGCAGATAACCCAGTCACGCAAACTGTGGTAAATTTTGTGCCTATTGATGCCGAACTAGGGATAACTATTAAACCCTTGGTTTCGGGTGATGGCCAAGTGACTCTTGATATTTCTGTAATTCAATCTACCTTTGGAACTAGAATCTCTCAAAATGCCCCACCAGACATTAGTTCCAGAGAGTTCAGCTCAATTATAAGAGTAAAGGATCAAGACATTGTTATTTTGGGAGGTCTAGAAGAGCAAAGCTCTAATAATTCAGGTAGCGGTGTTCCCTTTTTAGCAAGAATACCCGTTATAAAATGGCTATTTAGTCAGCGCGTTAGAGAAGGTAGAAAAGCTAAGCTTACCGTCTTGATAAAACCTACCATCATTAAATGA
- a CDS encoding GspE/PulE family protein codes for MTDSSWRIETNLKQVISSDQANHYRIIPDHIDHETIVFKTDQTNKDLERELSVVLNQPIRLIDEDSTTVDKFLSVNYRQASDNAIKQFHFNDDFVEKIIQSARSLESSDIHLEPYENRCRIRFRIDGKLNEQYIVDVKEFPIIINKLKIRAGLDISEKRLPQDGRITMKLYSNEFDIRVSSLPTLYGEKMVLRILKKDVDDVSIDSLGFGENQLVLYKEAIRKPNGIVLISGPTGSGKTTTLYATLKLLNTGQNNILTIEDPIEYTLAGVNQVQLKENIGLDFSSTMRTFLRQDPDIIMVGEIRDRETANMAIRAALTGHLVLSTIHTNDSWATISRLIDMGVPAFLIASVLNISVAQRLVRKLCPYCCRKMPIEANLFPKSFEIPKDLIIHYTAQGCDRCHHTGYTGRQALYEVLAVSKELTEKIKLNELNILQYLEKNSIPTLKENAVRLIKNGVTSIEEAYPLLID; via the coding sequence ATGACTGATAGCTCATGGCGTATTGAGACCAATCTCAAGCAGGTGATTTCCAGTGATCAGGCAAATCACTACCGTATCATCCCTGATCACATTGATCATGAAACAATTGTTTTTAAAACAGATCAAACCAATAAAGATCTAGAGAGAGAATTGTCCGTCGTTTTGAATCAACCCATTAGACTCATAGATGAAGATTCTACCACTGTAGATAAATTTCTTAGCGTCAATTACCGGCAGGCCAGTGATAATGCCATTAAACAATTTCATTTCAATGATGATTTTGTGGAAAAAATAATTCAATCTGCTAGAAGTCTCGAAAGCAGTGATATTCATCTCGAGCCTTATGAAAATAGATGCAGAATTAGATTTAGAATTGATGGTAAACTAAATGAACAATACATAGTAGACGTCAAAGAGTTTCCGATTATCATTAACAAACTTAAGATCAGAGCAGGACTGGATATTTCTGAAAAACGTCTTCCACAGGATGGAAGAATCACTATGAAACTTTATAGTAATGAGTTTGATATAAGAGTTTCTTCGTTACCAACACTTTATGGAGAAAAAATGGTTTTGAGGATTCTTAAAAAGGATGTGGATGATGTCTCTATTGATTCCTTGGGCTTCGGTGAAAATCAGTTGGTGCTTTACAAAGAGGCCATAAGAAAGCCCAATGGGATCGTACTGATTTCTGGACCTACAGGATCTGGAAAAACCACGACTTTGTACGCAACTCTAAAATTGTTAAACACGGGTCAGAATAATATTCTTACCATTGAGGACCCCATAGAATATACTCTAGCAGGTGTTAATCAGGTTCAACTAAAAGAAAATATAGGTTTAGATTTTAGCAGTACTATGAGAACATTTCTGAGACAAGATCCGGATATTATAATGGTTGGTGAAATTCGAGATCGTGAAACAGCAAATATGGCCATCAGGGCAGCATTAACTGGACACTTGGTACTTTCTACAATACACACAAATGACTCTTGGGCAACTATTTCCCGTTTAATTGATATGGGGGTTCCTGCTTTTTTAATTGCTAGCGTTCTCAACATAAGTGTGGCTCAAAGGCTCGTACGAAAATTATGTCCCTACTGCTGCAGAAAAATGCCTATTGAAGCCAATCTATTCCCAAAGAGTTTTGAAATACCTAAAGATCTGATCATTCATTACACAGCTCAGGGCTGTGACAGATGTCACCATACCGGATACACGGGAAGACAAGCTCTATATGAAGTTCTTGCTGTTTCAAAAGAGTTGACCGAAAAAATAAAATTGAATGAGCTTAACATACTTCAATATCTTGAGAAAAACTCTATTCCGACGTTAAAGGAAAATGCTGTTCGTTTGATTAAAAACGGAGTCACGTCGATTGAAGAAGCATATCCATTATTAATTGATTAG
- a CDS encoding general secretion pathway protein GspG: MKKKSFLKQIAKKVPANNLQEVLIVLVIIGILLLLALPNLMPLIAKAKSIEAQSQLKYIYNSQTTHKYMYSKYSFDLNEINFEAPKTIKENGTSNYNYELIESTANHFLARATAVTDFDGDGIMNVWEINEDGVPRQIVPD; this comes from the coding sequence ATGAAGAAAAAATCCTTTTTAAAACAAATAGCCAAAAAAGTACCTGCAAACAATCTTCAAGAAGTGCTAATTGTTCTAGTCATTATAGGTATCCTGCTTTTACTAGCGTTGCCAAACTTAATGCCTCTCATTGCTAAGGCTAAAAGTATTGAGGCACAAAGTCAATTGAAATACATTTACAACTCTCAAACAACCCATAAGTATATGTATTCAAAGTACTCTTTTGATTTGAATGAGATCAATTTTGAAGCGCCCAAAACCATAAAAGAAAATGGTACCTCAAATTATAATTATGAATTAATTGAATCAACTGCAAATCATTTTCTGGCTAGAGCAACTGCAGTGACAGATTTTGATGGAGACGGAATTATGAATGTTTGGGAAATCAATGAGGATGGTGTACCAAGACAAATCGTCCCAGACTAG
- a CDS encoding OmpH family outer membrane protein produces the protein MDVNKLLDGYKRTKVVRADFEAKAKTLNANVDSLVADWQKELKVYEKERSSMSAKELELKQELLGNKQQQINSYQQAVQKQIQEEDQKATQTVINDINDYVKQYGKDNGYRIILGASGSGNIMYADEAADLTEEVLVGLNADFEGSKTE, from the coding sequence GTGGATGTTAATAAGCTGCTTGATGGCTATAAGCGCACCAAGGTGGTTCGTGCCGATTTTGAGGCCAAGGCCAAGACTCTAAATGCTAATGTAGACAGCTTGGTAGCCGACTGGCAGAAGGAGCTCAAGGTCTATGAGAAAGAACGCTCTTCCATGAGTGCCAAGGAACTGGAGCTCAAACAAGAGCTATTGGGCAATAAACAGCAGCAGATCAACAGCTACCAACAGGCCGTCCAGAAGCAGATCCAGGAAGAGGACCAGAAGGCCACCCAGACGGTGATCAACGATATCAATGACTATGTAAAGCAGTACGGCAAGGACAATGGCTATCGCATCATTTTAGGAGCCAGTGGCAGTGGTAATATCATGTATGCAGATGAGGCTGCCGACCTGACCGAAGAAGTTTTGGTCGGTCTTAATGCTGACTTTGAGGGAAGCAAGACGGAATAG